Proteins encoded in a region of the Clostridia bacterium genome:
- the fdhD gene encoding formate dehydrogenase accessory sulfurtransferase FdhD encodes MIRRVSVLRVNQSQQTTGIDHVVEEAAVTIHLNGEEVVTLLCSPRNRDELGAGFLFMQGILREREELVRVEVDEEKGLVRVHSREGRPLAAHGLFKRVIGSSGGRGFQSGGDRPASEVAAGGGSFSAEAIMELAARFETASEVYRLTGGVHSAALATEKEILVFREDIGRHNAIDKIAGYCLMNGITTADKLLFTTGRVSSEILSKAVRLGVPCLVSRAAPTSVAVAGAEELGITLIGFVRSDRFSVYSRPDRVRMGG; translated from the coding sequence ATGATTCGTCGGGTTTCGGTGTTGCGCGTTAATCAATCCCAGCAGACTACCGGAATTGATCACGTCGTCGAAGAAGCGGCCGTTACCATACACCTGAACGGTGAGGAGGTAGTCACCCTGCTTTGCTCACCCCGGAACCGGGACGAATTGGGAGCAGGGTTCTTGTTCATGCAGGGAATACTGCGTGAGCGGGAGGAACTGGTGCGAGTTGAGGTGGACGAGGAGAAGGGGCTGGTTCGGGTGCACAGCCGGGAGGGTCGCCCTCTGGCGGCGCACGGCCTGTTCAAGCGGGTAATCGGGTCCAGCGGCGGTCGAGGCTTTCAGAGCGGGGGAGATCGGCCGGCGTCCGAGGTGGCCGCCGGAGGCGGCTCCTTTTCTGCCGAGGCGATCATGGAGTTGGCGGCGCGCTTTGAAACCGCCAGCGAGGTGTACCGCCTCACCGGCGGGGTGCACAGTGCCGCTCTGGCTACGGAGAAGGAGATCCTGGTTTTTCGGGAAGACATTGGCCGGCACAATGCGATAGACAAGATCGCCGGGTATTGTCTCATGAACGGCATTACTACCGCCGACAAGCTCTTGTTCACTACCGGCCGGGTGTCGTCGGAGATCCTCTCCAAGGCCGTGCGCCTGGGGGTCCCCTGCCTGGTATCCCGGGCGGCGCCCACCAGCGTCGCGGTAGCCGGTGCCGAGGAACTGGGGATAACCCTCATCGGTTTTGTCCGGAGCGACCGCTTCTCGGTGTACAGCCGCCCGGACCGGGTCCGGATGGGCGGCTGA
- a CDS encoding general stress protein, whose product MDKTVIGAFTSREAAEAAVHDLRGLGFSREISVVAKGDQSDQEGGGSVAEGATTGGVLGGLAGLALGAGALAIPGLGPIIAAGPIAAALSGAATGGLAGSLIDWGIPEAEGRRYEEDVRQGKTLVSVRSDANRADQAATVLRRHGGENVRLH is encoded by the coding sequence TTGGACAAGACGGTCATCGGCGCTTTTACCTCTCGAGAGGCAGCAGAGGCAGCAGTCCACGACCTGAGAGGCCTCGGGTTTTCCCGGGAGATTTCGGTAGTGGCCAAAGGCGACCAGTCGGATCAGGAGGGAGGCGGTAGCGTGGCCGAGGGAGCCACCACGGGCGGCGTCCTGGGCGGCCTGGCCGGACTGGCCCTGGGAGCCGGAGCCCTGGCCATTCCCGGTCTGGGCCCCATAATCGCCGCCGGACCCATTGCCGCCGCCCTTTCCGGCGCGGCTACCGGCGGGCTGGCCGGCAGCCTCATCGACTGGGGAATCCCGGAGGCCGAAGGCCGCCGCTACGAAGAGGACGTCCGTCAGGGCAAGACCCTGGTATCGGTGCGCTCCGACGCCAACCGGGCCGACCAGGCGGCGACGGTACTGCGCCGCCACGGCGGGGAAAACGTGCGCCTGCATTAG